One genomic window of Paraburkholderia acidiphila includes the following:
- a CDS encoding 2-hydroxyacid dehydrogenase: protein MQKILVARPIFPDVIDRLKQYFDVDWNNGEALAPEALHQRLADKDGALTAGDPIGAAALAAAPRLRVVSNMAVGYNNFDMAAFNAANVLGTNTPDVLNETTADFGWALMMAAARRVTESEHFLRAGKWDKWSFDAFLGSDIYGATLGVIGMGRIGQALARRARGFNMRVVYHNRSRVAPEIERELNAEYRSKEDLLKQADHVVLVLPYTAENHHTIGAAELTLMKPTATLTNIARGGIVDDAALAHALRTRQIAAAGLDVFEGEPRVHPALLEVENVVLTPHIASASEATRRAMANLAADNLIAALGEGPRAGQPPNPINPAVLGKARP from the coding sequence ATGCAAAAGATTCTCGTGGCGCGCCCGATCTTTCCCGACGTGATCGATCGGCTGAAGCAATATTTCGATGTCGACTGGAACAACGGCGAGGCGCTTGCGCCGGAGGCGCTGCACCAGCGTCTCGCCGACAAGGACGGCGCGCTCACCGCGGGCGACCCGATCGGCGCCGCCGCGCTCGCCGCCGCGCCGCGCCTGCGCGTGGTGTCGAACATGGCCGTGGGCTACAACAACTTCGACATGGCCGCCTTCAACGCGGCCAACGTGCTTGGCACCAACACGCCCGACGTGCTCAACGAAACCACGGCCGATTTCGGCTGGGCGCTGATGATGGCCGCCGCGCGCCGCGTGACGGAGTCCGAACACTTCCTGCGCGCGGGCAAATGGGACAAGTGGTCGTTCGACGCGTTTCTCGGCTCGGACATTTACGGTGCCACGCTCGGCGTGATCGGCATGGGCCGTATCGGTCAGGCGCTCGCGCGCCGTGCGCGCGGCTTCAACATGCGTGTGGTCTATCACAACCGTTCGCGTGTCGCACCGGAGATCGAGCGCGAGCTGAACGCCGAATATCGCTCGAAGGAAGACCTGCTCAAGCAGGCCGACCACGTCGTGCTCGTGCTGCCCTATACGGCTGAAAACCATCACACGATCGGCGCAGCCGAACTCACGCTGATGAAACCTACCGCCACGCTCACCAACATCGCGCGCGGCGGCATCGTCGACGACGCGGCGCTCGCGCACGCGCTGCGCACGCGCCAGATCGCCGCGGCGGGCCTCGACGTGTTCGAGGGCGAGCCGCGCGTGCATCCGGCGCTGCTCGAAGTGGAAAACGTCGTGCTCACGCCGCACATTGCGAGCGCGAGCGAGGCCACGCGCCGCGCGATGGCGAACCTCGCCGCCGACAACCTCATCGCCGCGCTCGGCGAGGGTCCGCGCGCGGGTCAGCCGCCGAATCCGATCAACCCCGCCGTGCTGGGGAAAGCGCGTCCATGA
- the fdxA gene encoding ferredoxin FdxA, translated as MTHVVTESCIKCRYTDCVDVCPVDCFREGPNFLAIDPDECIDCAVCVAECPVNAIYAEEDVPGDQQSFIELNADLAKSWPSITKTKAPLPEADEFKDVKDKLALLAR; from the coding sequence ATGACTCACGTTGTGACCGAAAGCTGCATCAAGTGCCGCTATACCGACTGCGTCGATGTGTGCCCGGTGGACTGCTTTCGCGAAGGTCCCAACTTCCTCGCGATCGACCCGGACGAGTGCATCGACTGCGCCGTGTGCGTTGCGGAATGCCCGGTGAACGCCATCTACGCCGAGGAAGACGTGCCCGGCGACCAGCAATCGTTCATCGAGCTGAATGCCGACCTCGCCAAGAGCTGGCCGAGCATCACCAAGACCAAGGCCCCGCTGCCGGAAGCCGACGAATTCAAGGACGTGAAGGACAAGCTCGCGCTTCTGGCCCGCTGA
- a CDS encoding LutC/YkgG family protein, which yields MDTTAARRSILARIRAAQGREATPAPHEREAVADYLAQHPEGPRPPLEGDLVARFIGEARKMASTVDEVQQMADVPAAAQRYLAERSLPMQAVAWQTLKTFDWAGAGLAVQFRKPEDRDLVGLTGCFCATAETGTLVLLSSPQTWASGALLPETHIAVVPASRIVAGHEDAFALMRAERGELPRAVNFVSGPSRTGDIEQTIILGAHGPYRVHVIVVHGA from the coding sequence ATGGACACGACGGCCGCCCGCCGCAGCATACTCGCGCGCATTCGCGCGGCGCAGGGACGCGAGGCCACGCCCGCGCCGCACGAGCGCGAAGCCGTGGCCGACTACCTCGCGCAGCATCCCGAGGGGCCGCGTCCGCCGCTGGAAGGCGATCTGGTCGCGCGCTTCATCGGCGAGGCGCGCAAAATGGCGAGCACCGTCGACGAAGTCCAGCAGATGGCCGACGTGCCCGCCGCCGCGCAGCGTTATCTCGCTGAGCGCAGCCTGCCGATGCAGGCGGTCGCGTGGCAAACGCTCAAAACATTCGACTGGGCTGGGGCGGGTCTCGCGGTTCAATTCCGCAAGCCCGAAGACCGCGATCTCGTCGGCCTCACAGGGTGTTTCTGCGCCACGGCCGAAACCGGCACGCTGGTGCTGCTCTCCAGTCCGCAAACGTGGGCCTCGGGCGCGCTGCTGCCCGAAACGCACATCGCCGTCGTGCCCGCTTCGCGGATCGTCGCGGGCCACGAGGACGCCTTCGCGCTCATGCGCGCCGAACGCGGAGAACTGCCGCGCGCGGTCAATTTCGTTTCGGGGCCTTCGCGCACCGGCGATATCGAGCAGACCATCATTCTTGGCGCGCACGGCCCGTATCGCGTGCATGTGATCGTCGTGCATGGCGCGTAA
- a CDS encoding DUF4088 family protein, with amino-acid sequence MGHITLNLKDETLASLRKDFEAFLRVSLKLDPQFATPEFEDYLRAKLLDNMTPLTEHAVQRLLQGGQYAWAKRTLDKEFPEVVSILMRQAGEFGFGFASRPEWTPDELSKQCRDWAAAIVSEAQGEEALVDPLAAQIKSGVQDIQALEESMQTPAWRLTESLRQRVYEAKIGCEQASGSLARERLGELRGLLRLGVTHGVFQKQEAQQIMEYLRLLKPEIFVEEPDDVFTRLAAWLRNFFMPPQRGTAREQRR; translated from the coding sequence ATGGGGCATATCACCCTCAATCTGAAGGATGAAACGCTTGCGTCGCTGCGCAAGGATTTCGAGGCGTTCCTGCGCGTCTCGCTCAAACTCGATCCGCAGTTCGCCACGCCGGAATTCGAGGATTACCTGCGCGCGAAGCTGCTCGACAACATGACGCCGCTCACGGAGCACGCCGTCCAGCGGCTCCTGCAAGGCGGCCAGTACGCGTGGGCCAAGCGCACGCTCGACAAGGAGTTCCCCGAGGTCGTCTCGATCCTGATGCGTCAGGCGGGCGAATTCGGTTTCGGCTTCGCGTCGCGGCCCGAATGGACTCCGGACGAACTCTCGAAGCAGTGCCGCGACTGGGCGGCCGCCATCGTGAGCGAAGCCCAGGGTGAAGAAGCGCTGGTCGATCCGCTGGCAGCGCAGATCAAGTCGGGTGTGCAGGACATCCAGGCGCTCGAAGAGTCGATGCAGACGCCCGCGTGGCGGCTCACCGAATCGCTGCGTCAGCGCGTATACGAAGCGAAGATCGGCTGCGAGCAGGCCAGCGGCAGCTTGGCGCGCGAGCGTTTGGGTGAACTGCGCGGGCTGCTGAGGCTCGGCGTCACGCATGGCGTGTTCCAGAAGCAGGAGGCGCAACAGATCATGGAATATCTGCGCCTGCTCAAGCCCGAGATATTCGTCGAGGAGCCCGACGACGTCTTCACGCGCCTGGCCGCGTGGCTGCGCAACTTCTTCATGCCGCCGCAGCGCGGCACCGCTCGGGAGCAAAGGCGCTAA
- a CDS encoding sodium:proton antiporter — protein MARKRNAASACAGTLFAALALFSANASAATFDGASLGAIWALPFAGMLLSIAFFPMFAATFWHHHFGKISAAWALAFLLPFAATHGPGATYPLFVHAVIDEYLPFIVLLGALYTIAGGICVYGNLRGSPRMNTSILALGTVLASVMGTTGAAMLLIRPLLRANDNRRHNVHVVVFFIFLVANAGGLLTPLGDPPLFLGFLNGVGFFWTTQHLALPMLFVCGVLLAVFYALDSWYFSQSGEVRPASLDPTPDTGALAIGGKANFVLLALLIALVLMSGVWRPGIAFEVAGAHVQLQNLVRDTGLVALALISLALTSKQARADNGFEWAPIVEVAKLFAGIFVTIAPVIAILRAGEAGAFAALIRFVNDAPGRPNEAMYFWATGLLSSFLDNAPTYLVFFNLAGGNANALMSGGAKTLAAISAGAVWMGALTYIGNAPNFMVKAIAQSRGVRMPGFFGYLGWSGVLLTPVFLAATWLFFV, from the coding sequence ATGGCGCGTAAGCGCAACGCGGCGAGCGCTTGCGCGGGAACGCTCTTCGCCGCGCTCGCGCTGTTCAGCGCGAACGCATCCGCTGCGACGTTCGACGGCGCATCGCTTGGCGCCATCTGGGCGCTGCCTTTCGCCGGCATGCTCCTGTCGATCGCGTTCTTCCCGATGTTCGCCGCCACGTTCTGGCATCACCACTTCGGCAAGATTTCGGCGGCCTGGGCGCTGGCGTTCCTGCTGCCGTTTGCGGCCACGCACGGTCCTGGCGCGACGTATCCGCTCTTTGTGCACGCCGTTATCGACGAATATCTTCCGTTCATCGTACTACTCGGCGCGCTTTATACGATCGCAGGCGGTATCTGCGTGTATGGGAATTTGCGTGGCTCGCCGCGCATGAATACGTCGATCCTCGCGCTGGGCACCGTGCTCGCAAGCGTGATGGGCACGACGGGCGCGGCGATGCTGCTGATCCGGCCGCTCCTGCGCGCCAACGACAACCGCCGCCACAACGTGCACGTGGTCGTGTTTTTTATCTTTCTCGTCGCGAACGCTGGCGGCTTGCTCACGCCGCTCGGCGACCCGCCGCTTTTCCTCGGCTTCCTGAACGGCGTGGGATTCTTCTGGACTACGCAGCATCTTGCGCTTCCGATGCTGTTCGTCTGCGGCGTGCTGCTCGCGGTGTTCTACGCGCTCGATAGCTGGTACTTCAGCCAGTCCGGGGAAGTGCGCCCCGCCTCGCTCGACCCGACGCCGGACACGGGCGCGCTCGCGATCGGTGGCAAGGCGAATTTCGTGCTGCTCGCGCTGCTCATCGCGCTCGTGCTGATGAGCGGCGTATGGCGTCCGGGTATCGCCTTCGAGGTCGCGGGCGCGCATGTGCAGTTGCAGAACCTCGTGCGCGATACGGGACTCGTTGCGCTCGCACTCATCTCGCTCGCGCTCACGTCGAAGCAGGCGCGTGCCGACAACGGTTTCGAGTGGGCGCCGATTGTCGAGGTGGCCAAGCTCTTCGCGGGCATTTTCGTGACGATCGCGCCCGTTATCGCGATCCTGCGCGCGGGCGAGGCGGGCGCATTCGCCGCGCTGATCCGCTTCGTGAACGACGCGCCGGGCCGCCCCAACGAAGCGATGTACTTCTGGGCGACGGGTCTGCTCTCGTCGTTTCTCGACAACGCGCCCACGTACCTCGTGTTCTTCAATCTCGCCGGCGGCAACGCCAATGCGCTGATGTCCGGCGGCGCGAAAACGCTCGCCGCGATTTCGGCGGGCGCCGTGTGGATGGGCGCGCTCACCTATATCGGCAACGCGCCGAATTTCATGGTGAAGGCGATCGCGCAGTCGCGCGGCGTGCGCATGCCGGGCTTCTTCGGCTATCTTGGCTGGTCGGGCGTGCTGCTCACGCCGGTCTTTCTCGCGGCCACCTGGCTCTTTTTCGTCTAG
- a CDS encoding CopG family ribbon-helix-helix protein yields MATSIKLDEDLKDRVHHIAGLQHRSPHAVMREAIAQYVEREEARERFRQEALASWQHFKETGRHLNGDEVRAWLDSWGTEDEKSVPECHD; encoded by the coding sequence ATGGCCACTTCCATCAAGCTTGACGAAGACCTCAAAGACCGCGTCCACCACATCGCCGGATTGCAGCATCGCTCGCCGCACGCCGTAATGCGCGAAGCCATCGCGCAGTACGTCGAACGCGAAGAAGCGCGGGAGCGCTTCAGGCAGGAAGCACTTGCCTCCTGGCAGCACTTCAAGGAAACCGGGCGGCACTTGAACGGTGACGAGGTCCGCGCGTGGCTGGATAGCTGGGGAACGGAGGACGAGAAGTCGGTGCCCGAGTGCCACGACTAA
- the pncB gene encoding nicotinate phosphoribosyltransferase — protein sequence MIITSLLDTDLYKFTMMQVVLHHFPAATVEYRFRCRTPNVDLVPYVDEIRSEIQKLCRLRFAEPELEYLRKMRFIKGDFIDFLALFHLNEKYISVTPSPKGNGEIDIEIKGPWLHTILFEIPVLAIVNEVYFRNTQHHPQYEEGRERLRHKIELLGAKPEFADCKIADYGTRRRFSKRWHEEVILTLKDDLGEQFTGTSNVYYAMKHNLTPLGTMAHEYLQACQALGPRLRDSQIYGFEMWAKEYRGDLGIALSDVYGMQAFLRDFDMYFCKLFDGARHDSGDPFEWGERLLKHYEDNRCDTRTKTMIFSDALDIPKVLRLYERFRGRCRLAFGVGTNLTNDLGYQPLQIVIKMVRCNGQPVAKLSDSPGKNMCDDKAYLAYLRQVFGIEQPVEEECAGK from the coding sequence ATGATCATTACTTCGCTGCTCGATACCGATCTCTACAAATTCACGATGATGCAGGTGGTGCTGCATCATTTCCCCGCGGCCACTGTGGAATACCGTTTCCGCTGCCGCACGCCGAACGTCGATCTCGTGCCCTACGTCGACGAGATCCGCAGCGAGATCCAGAAGCTCTGCAGGCTGCGCTTCGCCGAGCCCGAACTAGAGTATCTGCGCAAGATGCGCTTCATCAAGGGCGACTTCATCGACTTTCTCGCGCTCTTTCACCTCAACGAAAAGTACATCTCGGTCACGCCGTCGCCCAAGGGCAATGGCGAGATCGACATCGAGATCAAGGGGCCGTGGCTGCACACGATCCTCTTCGAGATCCCGGTGCTCGCCATTGTCAACGAGGTGTATTTCCGCAACACGCAGCATCACCCGCAGTACGAGGAAGGGCGCGAGCGCCTGCGCCACAAGATCGAGCTGCTCGGCGCGAAGCCCGAATTCGCCGACTGCAAGATCGCCGACTACGGTACGCGCCGCCGCTTCTCGAAGCGCTGGCACGAAGAAGTCATCCTCACGCTCAAGGACGATCTCGGCGAGCAGTTCACCGGCACGAGCAACGTCTACTACGCGATGAAGCACAACCTCACGCCGCTCGGCACGATGGCGCACGAGTACCTGCAGGCGTGCCAGGCGCTCGGGCCGCGTTTGCGCGACTCGCAAATCTATGGCTTCGAGATGTGGGCGAAGGAGTATCGCGGCGACCTCGGCATCGCGCTCTCGGATGTCTACGGCATGCAGGCCTTCCTGCGCGACTTCGACATGTACTTCTGCAAGCTCTTCGACGGCGCGCGGCACGATTCGGGCGATCCGTTCGAGTGGGGCGAGCGCCTGCTCAAGCACTACGAGGACAACCGCTGCGACACGCGCACGAAGACCATGATCTTCTCGGACGCGCTCGACATTCCCAAGGTGCTGCGCCTGTATGAACGCTTTCGCGGGCGCTGCCGCCTCGCGTTCGGCGTGGGCACGAACCTCACCAACGACCTCGGCTATCAGCCGCTGCAGATCGTCATCAAGATGGTTCGCTGCAACGGTCAGCCTGTCGCCAAGCTCTCCGATTCGCCGGGCAAGAACATGTGCGACGACAAAGCGTATCTCGCCTATCTGCGCCAGGTGTTCGGCATCGAGCAGCCGGTGGAAGAGGAGTGCGCGGGCAAGTAA
- a CDS encoding AraC family transcriptional regulator, with translation MTDSRYRDSARYWRTPLLPGADLVTAEYNEHTFAPHWHEAYTIPVIEGGAECYRYRGAQHVAETGSVPVINPGELHTGSRAAEEGWSYRVMYVPIDFLHELAGEIAGRAQPLPWFEPEVIHDLDLAHRLSRAHRLLEADADWRRAAAVAQSSASAGVAALPASSAAPGSAQCSDLLAVEGALLDALSTLLTRYGRTREAALRHGPNDPRVETMKALLAADLAMPLRVADLAHAVGLSPFHATRLFTQTTGLPPHAWRTQLRLQRALGPLREGATVADVAAASGFTDQSHFTRHFRRMFGVPPGRWQSS, from the coding sequence ATGACCGATTCCCGTTATCGAGATTCCGCCCGCTACTGGCGCACGCCGCTTCTGCCCGGCGCGGATCTCGTCACGGCCGAATACAACGAACACACGTTCGCGCCCCACTGGCACGAGGCCTACACGATCCCCGTGATCGAGGGCGGCGCGGAATGCTATCGCTATCGCGGCGCGCAGCATGTCGCCGAAACGGGCAGCGTGCCGGTCATCAACCCCGGCGAGCTCCATACGGGCTCGCGCGCCGCCGAGGAAGGCTGGAGCTATCGGGTGATGTACGTCCCGATCGACTTCCTGCACGAACTCGCCGGCGAAATCGCGGGTCGCGCGCAGCCGCTGCCGTGGTTCGAGCCGGAGGTGATCCACGATCTCGATCTCGCGCATCGGCTCTCTCGCGCGCACCGGCTGCTGGAAGCCGACGCCGACTGGCGGCGCGCCGCAGCCGTAGCGCAATCCAGCGCGAGCGCTGGCGTCGCGGCGCTTCCCGCGTCTTCCGCTGCGCCGGGTTCAGCGCAGTGCTCCGATCTGCTGGCCGTGGAAGGCGCCCTGCTCGACGCGCTCTCGACGCTGCTTACGCGCTACGGCCGCACGCGCGAGGCGGCGCTCAGGCACGGCCCGAACGATCCGCGCGTGGAAACCATGAAGGCGCTCCTCGCCGCCGATCTCGCCATGCCGTTGCGCGTAGCCGATCTCGCCCACGCAGTCGGCCTCTCGCCGTTTCACGCCACGCGGCTCTTCACGCAGACGACCGGGCTGCCGCCGCACGCGTGGCGCACGCAGTTGCGCCTGCAACGCGCGCTCGGCCCGCTGCGCGAAGGCGCCACGGTGGCCGATGTCGCCGCGGCAAGCGGCTTCACTGACCAGAGCCATTTCACGCGGCACTTCCGGCGTATGTTCGGCGTGCCGCCGGGGCGCTGGCAGTCGTCCTGA
- a CDS encoding CreA family protein, with amino-acid sequence MKSARLTPLLACASLIVSAAAHAEQIGSVNTNFRVTGSDKVVVEAYDDPQVQGVTCYVSRARTGGVKGTLGIAEDPTEASIACRQVGPISFSGPLKQQDDVFNERMSFLFKTLHVVRVVDAKRNALVYLTYSDRVVSGSAKNSVTAVPVPAGTTIPLR; translated from the coding sequence ATGAAATCCGCCCGCCTTACTCCCCTGCTCGCTTGCGCGAGCCTCATCGTCTCGGCTGCCGCCCATGCCGAACAGATCGGCAGCGTGAACACCAATTTCCGCGTGACCGGTTCCGACAAAGTCGTCGTCGAAGCCTACGACGATCCGCAGGTGCAAGGCGTCACCTGCTATGTCTCCCGCGCACGCACGGGCGGGGTGAAGGGCACGCTCGGTATTGCGGAAGATCCGACCGAGGCATCGATCGCGTGCCGCCAGGTGGGACCGATCTCGTTCTCAGGCCCTCTCAAGCAGCAAGACGACGTCTTCAACGAGCGCATGTCGTTCCTCTTCAAGACGCTGCACGTCGTACGCGTGGTCGACGCGAAGCGCAACGCGCTCGTGTATCTGACCTACAGCGACCGCGTGGTGAGCGGCAGCGCCAAGAACAGCGTCACGGCCGTACCCGTGCCTGCGGGCACGACGATTCCGCTGCGCTAA
- a CDS encoding AzlC family ABC transporter permease, translated as MIPMMIGAAPFGVIFGTLVTSGPLSLWHGQFMSLAVFAGSAQFIALGLIASHASFAVILATTFIVNLRHVLYSATLAPYVSHLPLRWRLVLGGLLTDEVFAVAWAHFRRHPPGDDVSPWHFLGSGVSMYLNWQLWTAAGLLFGAAFPGLQSLGLDFAMVATFIAIVVPQLVAVRYLAAAATAGALAFFWQAWPYKLGLLGAVLAGVVVGVVLSRPGSSRGARAASGSSRKPTNVQRTAGAGQ; from the coding sequence ATGATCCCCATGATGATCGGCGCCGCGCCCTTTGGCGTGATCTTCGGCACGCTCGTCACCTCGGGCCCGCTTTCGCTCTGGCACGGCCAGTTCATGTCGCTCGCCGTGTTCGCCGGTTCCGCGCAGTTCATTGCGCTCGGGCTGATCGCCTCGCACGCGAGCTTCGCGGTCATTCTTGCCACCACGTTCATCGTGAACCTGCGGCATGTGCTGTACAGCGCGACGCTCGCCCCTTATGTCTCGCACCTGCCGCTGCGCTGGCGCCTCGTGCTGGGCGGCCTGCTCACCGACGAGGTGTTCGCCGTCGCCTGGGCGCATTTCCGCCGCCATCCGCCCGGCGACGACGTCTCGCCGTGGCATTTTCTCGGTTCGGGAGTCTCGATGTACCTGAACTGGCAGCTCTGGACCGCTGCCGGCCTGCTGTTCGGCGCGGCGTTCCCGGGCCTGCAGTCGCTCGGCCTCGACTTCGCGATGGTCGCGACCTTCATCGCCATCGTCGTGCCGCAGTTAGTTGCCGTGCGCTACCTCGCCGCCGCCGCCACCGCGGGCGCGCTCGCCTTTTTCTGGCAGGCCTGGCCGTACAAGCTCGGGCTGCTCGGCGCCGTGCTGGCGGGCGTGGTCGTGGGCGTCGTCCTCTCGCGCCCCGGTTCCTCGCGCGGCGCCCGCGCCGCAAGCGGGTCCTCCCGCAAACCCACCAACGTCCAACGCACCGCAGGAGCCGGGCAATGA
- a CDS encoding type II toxin-antitoxin system RelE/ParE family toxin, whose translation MPRLIVTERAVEGLERCRRFLSRKAPEAARRAAQIISQQLLHLEKTPAIGRPVDGPPELRELVIPFGDSGYVALYLHDTNDDTVYVLAFRHQHEAGY comes from the coding sequence GTGCCACGACTAATCGTCACCGAGCGCGCTGTCGAAGGTTTGGAACGCTGCCGGCGATTCCTCTCCCGCAAGGCACCGGAAGCAGCGCGACGCGCGGCACAAATCATCAGCCAGCAACTTCTCCATCTCGAAAAAACACCTGCAATTGGACGCCCAGTGGACGGGCCGCCCGAACTGCGCGAACTCGTGATTCCCTTCGGTGACTCGGGTTACGTGGCACTGTACTTGCACGACACAAACGACGATACCGTGTACGTGCTCGCGTTCCGCCATCAGCACGAAGCGGGCTATTAG
- a CDS encoding AzlD domain-containing protein: MNYVVLILGMALITLVIRTAVFVLGDRLVFPPLVRTALGFVPVTVLTAIIVPMAVSPHGQGAELTWRNPQLVGALAAIVVSALTKRPLLTIAVGLGVFFLWQGVVLR; encoded by the coding sequence ATGAACTACGTCGTCCTGATTCTCGGCATGGCCCTCATCACCCTGGTCATTCGCACGGCCGTGTTCGTGCTCGGCGACCGGCTGGTGTTTCCGCCGCTCGTGCGTACCGCGCTTGGCTTCGTGCCCGTCACCGTGCTCACGGCGATCATCGTGCCGATGGCGGTCTCGCCCCACGGCCAGGGCGCCGAGCTGACCTGGCGCAACCCGCAGCTCGTCGGCGCGCTCGCGGCCATTGTTGTCAGCGCGCTCACGAAGCGACCGCTGCTTACCATCGCGGTCGGGCTCGGCGTGTTCTTTCTCTGGCAAGGCGTCGTCCTGCGCTAG